One genomic window of Clostridioides sp. ES-S-0054-01 includes the following:
- the uvrB gene encoding excinuclease ABC subunit UvrB, with product MDFKIKSDFKPTGDQPEAIKSIVDSINRNEKFSTLLGVTGSGKTFTMANIIQQVKKPTLIMAHNKTLAAQLYSEFKEFFPDNAVEYFVSYYDYYQPEAYVAHSDTYIEKDASINDEIDKLRHSATASILERRDTIIISSVSCIYGLGDPKDYKELMLSIRPGMQRDRDDVIKRLIEIQYERNDINFTRGTFRVRGDILEIFPASNDEKAIRIEFFGDEVDRITEIDYVTGKIVGTRNHVVIFPASHYVTTPERIEKAIVEIEDELQEQIKFFKENDRLLEAQRIEQRTKYDIEMLKEIGFCQGIENYSRHITGRSEGERPYTLMDFFPDDYLIIVDEAHVTIPQVRGMYAGDRSRKTSLIENGFRLPSALDNRPLNFQEFEGNINQMLFVSATPGPYEIQHSETIAEQIIRPTGLLDPIVEVRPINNQIDDLVGEITKTIEKNERVLITTLTKKMSEDLTNYLKEIGIKVKYLHSDIVTLERTEIIRDLRLGKFDVLVGINLLREGLDIPEVSLIAILDADKEGFLRSETALIQTIGRAARNENGRVIMYADRITDSMQNAIDETKRRRDIQNLYNEEHNITPKTIQKNIRDSIEATKVAEEEVVYGISDTDDKDEIRDNIEKLKSEMMEAAQNLQFERAAELRDKIKQLEEKLEK from the coding sequence ATGGATTTTAAAATAAAATCAGACTTCAAACCTACAGGTGACCAACCAGAAGCTATTAAATCAATAGTGGATTCTATAAATAGAAACGAGAAATTTTCAACTTTATTAGGAGTAACGGGTTCAGGAAAAACATTCACAATGGCAAATATCATTCAGCAAGTTAAGAAACCTACCCTAATAATGGCTCATAATAAGACACTAGCGGCACAGCTTTACAGTGAGTTTAAAGAATTTTTCCCAGACAATGCAGTTGAATATTTTGTAAGTTACTATGATTACTATCAACCAGAAGCATATGTAGCTCACAGTGACACTTATATAGAGAAAGATGCAAGTATAAATGACGAAATAGATAAGCTTCGACATTCTGCTACAGCATCTATTTTAGAGAGAAGAGATACTATAATAATATCTTCTGTATCTTGTATATATGGGCTTGGTGACCCAAAAGACTATAAAGAACTTATGTTATCTATAAGACCAGGTATGCAAAGAGACAGAGATGATGTAATAAAAAGGTTAATAGAGATACAATACGAAAGAAATGACATAAATTTTACAAGAGGTACTTTTAGAGTTAGAGGAGATATACTAGAGATATTCCCAGCTAGTAATGATGAAAAAGCAATAAGAATAGAGTTTTTTGGAGATGAAGTAGATAGGATAACGGAGATTGATTATGTAACAGGAAAGATTGTTGGTACTAGAAATCATGTTGTTATATTCCCAGCATCTCACTATGTAACAACTCCAGAAAGAATTGAAAAGGCGATTGTAGAAATAGAAGATGAACTTCAAGAACAAATTAAATTTTTCAAGGAGAATGATAGACTCTTAGAAGCACAAAGAATTGAGCAAAGAACTAAGTACGATATAGAGATGCTAAAGGAAATAGGGTTTTGTCAAGGAATAGAGAACTATTCAAGACATATTACAGGAAGGTCAGAAGGAGAGAGACCATATACCTTAATGGACTTCTTTCCAGATGATTATTTAATAATTGTAGACGAGGCACACGTTACTATACCACAAGTAAGAGGTATGTATGCAGGAGATAGGTCTAGAAAGACATCACTTATAGAGAATGGTTTTAGATTACCTTCTGCACTTGACAATAGACCATTAAATTTTCAAGAATTTGAAGGAAATATAAATCAGATGTTGTTTGTAAGTGCCACACCAGGACCTTATGAAATCCAACATTCAGAGACTATAGCAGAACAGATAATAAGACCAACTGGGCTTTTAGATCCAATTGTAGAAGTAAGACCTATCAATAATCAAATAGATGATTTAGTAGGAGAAATAACTAAAACTATAGAAAAAAATGAAAGAGTACTTATAACCACTTTAACTAAAAAAATGAGTGAGGACTTGACTAATTATCTTAAAGAGATAGGAATAAAAGTTAAATATTTGCATTCAGATATAGTTACACTAGAAAGAACAGAAATAATAAGAGATTTAAGACTAGGAAAATTTGATGTACTTGTAGGAATAAATTTACTTAGAGAAGGGTTGGATATACCAGAAGTTTCACTGATAGCAATTTTAGATGCGGATAAAGAAGGTTTCTTACGTTCCGAAACAGCGTTAATACAGACTATTGGACGTGCTGCTAGAAATGAAAATGGAAGAGTAATCATGTATGCAGACAGAATAACTGACTCAATGCAAAATGCTATTGATGAAACAAAGAGAAGAAGAGATATACAAAATTTATATAATGAAGAGCATAATATCACTCCTAAGACTATACAGAAAAATATAAGAGATAGTATAGAAGCTACTAAGGTGGCAGAGGAAGAAGTTGTATATGGAATATCTGACACAGATGATAAAGATGAAATAAGAGATAATATAGAAAAATTAAAATCAGAAATGATGGAGGCTGCTCAAAATTTACAATTTGAGAGAGCAGCAGAACTTAGAGATAAAATAAAACAATTAGAAGAAAAATTGGAAAAATAG